A region from the Variovorax paradoxus genome encodes:
- a CDS encoding penicillin-binding protein 1A, with protein MQETSRLKGPAKTPPPARPAWLKWLLRFMVWGLGIAAAGVLALLCVIAVALAVAYPNLPDISELSDYRPKLPLRVFSAEGILIGEFGEERRNLTPIAAIPKLVKEAVLAAEDTRFYDHGGVDYKGMVRAGLANMNRVKSQGASTITMQVARNVYLSSEKTLTRKIYEVLLTFKLEHLLTKDQIFEIYLNQIYLGNRAYGFAAASEAYFGKPLQELSIAQAAMLAGLPKAPGANNPVNNPQRARGRQFYVIDRMQDAGFITAEQAAEAKKEELHLRDAADPNRLHAEYVAETVRQLMYAQYGDSTYTRGLKVYTSLVAADQAAAYKALRKGIMDYERRQIYRGPEKFVELPNDPKELDDAVDDALTDHPDNGDVMAAVVLKANAREISAVRGNGDPVQITGDGLKPAQSGLSDKAPPNIKIRRGAVIRVVKTPKNTWEITQLPEVEGAFVAMDPRDGAIKALVGGFDFGKNKFNHVTQAWRQPGSSFKPFIYSAALEKGFTPATVINDGPLFFDAGTTGGQPWEPKNYGGGYDGPMSMRTALMKSKNLVSIRILQSIGTRYAQEWITNFGFDKDKHPAYLPMALGAGSVTPMQMATAYSVFANGGYKVNPYLVTRITDHKDRVLVDKQPPLLNETIRAIPQRNAFIMDTLLQSVARAGTAAKAQAMLKRPDLYGKTGTTNDSLDAWFAGFQPTMTAISWIGYDTPRNLGDRETGGGLSLPIWISYMETAIKGVPVTELSATPPSGVVSVGGEWYYDDYAPGRGVSSLGVDSSSAAPAESLSGVPVSPPAPPEERNRILDLFRN; from the coding sequence ATGCAAGAAACTTCACGCCTCAAAGGGCCAGCCAAGACCCCTCCCCCCGCACGCCCAGCCTGGCTGAAATGGCTGCTGCGCTTCATGGTCTGGGGATTGGGCATTGCCGCAGCCGGTGTTCTGGCGTTGCTGTGCGTGATCGCCGTCGCCCTGGCCGTCGCCTACCCGAACCTTCCCGACATCTCCGAGCTGTCGGACTACCGGCCGAAGCTGCCGCTGCGGGTTTTCTCCGCGGAAGGCATCCTGATCGGCGAATTCGGCGAAGAGCGCCGCAACCTGACCCCGATCGCGGCAATCCCCAAGCTCGTGAAGGAGGCGGTGCTGGCGGCCGAAGACACGCGCTTCTACGATCACGGCGGCGTCGACTACAAGGGCATGGTGCGCGCCGGCCTGGCCAACATGAACCGCGTGAAGAGCCAGGGCGCGTCGACCATCACGATGCAGGTGGCGCGCAATGTCTACCTGAGTTCCGAGAAAACGCTCACGCGCAAGATCTACGAGGTGCTGCTCACCTTCAAGCTGGAGCACCTGCTCACCAAGGACCAGATCTTCGAGATCTACCTGAACCAGATCTATCTCGGCAACCGCGCATACGGCTTCGCGGCGGCCTCGGAGGCGTATTTCGGCAAGCCGCTGCAGGAGCTCTCCATTGCGCAGGCCGCCATGCTGGCCGGCCTGCCGAAGGCGCCGGGGGCCAACAACCCCGTCAACAACCCGCAGCGGGCGCGCGGACGCCAGTTCTATGTGATCGACCGCATGCAGGACGCAGGCTTCATCACCGCCGAGCAGGCGGCCGAGGCCAAGAAGGAAGAACTGCACCTGCGCGACGCGGCCGACCCGAACCGCCTGCATGCCGAATACGTGGCCGAAACCGTGCGCCAGCTGATGTATGCGCAATATGGCGACAGCACCTACACGCGCGGGCTCAAGGTGTACACCTCGCTGGTGGCGGCCGACCAGGCCGCGGCATACAAGGCCCTGCGCAAGGGCATCATGGATTACGAGCGCCGCCAGATCTACCGCGGCCCCGAGAAATTCGTCGAGCTGCCCAACGACCCGAAGGAGCTCGACGACGCAGTGGACGACGCCCTGACCGACCATCCCGACAACGGCGACGTGATGGCGGCCGTGGTGCTCAAGGCCAACGCCCGCGAAATCTCGGCCGTGCGCGGCAATGGCGACCCGGTGCAGATCACGGGCGATGGCCTCAAGCCCGCGCAGTCCGGCCTTTCCGACAAGGCACCGCCCAACATCAAGATTCGGCGCGGCGCGGTGATCCGCGTGGTGAAGACGCCCAAGAACACCTGGGAAATCACTCAGCTGCCCGAAGTGGAAGGCGCCTTCGTCGCCATGGACCCGCGCGACGGCGCCATCAAGGCGCTGGTGGGCGGATTCGACTTCGGCAAGAACAAGTTCAACCACGTGACGCAGGCCTGGCGCCAGCCGGGTTCGAGCTTCAAGCCTTTCATCTATTCGGCGGCGCTCGAGAAGGGCTTCACGCCGGCCACGGTCATCAACGATGGTCCACTCTTCTTCGATGCCGGCACCACCGGCGGCCAGCCCTGGGAGCCCAAGAACTACGGCGGAGGCTACGACGGCCCGATGTCGATGCGCACCGCGCTGATGAAGTCGAAGAACCTGGTGTCGATCCGCATCCTGCAATCGATCGGCACGCGCTACGCCCAGGAATGGATCACCAATTTCGGCTTCGACAAGGACAAGCACCCGGCCTACCTGCCCATGGCGCTGGGCGCCGGCTCGGTCACGCCAATGCAGATGGCCACGGCCTATTCGGTGTTCGCCAACGGCGGCTACAAGGTCAATCCGTATCTGGTGACCCGCATCACCGACCACAAGGACCGGGTGCTGGTCGACAAGCAGCCGCCGCTGCTGAACGAAACGATCCGCGCCATCCCTCAGCGCAACGCCTTCATCATGGACACGCTGCTGCAATCCGTGGCGCGCGCCGGCACCGCGGCCAAGGCCCAGGCGATGCTCAAGCGGCCCGACCTCTACGGCAAGACCGGCACCACCAACGACTCGCTCGATGCCTGGTTCGCGGGCTTCCAGCCCACGATGACCGCCATCTCCTGGATCGGCTACGACACGCCGCGCAACCTGGGCGACCGCGAAACCGGTGGCGGGCTGAGCCTGCCGATCTGGATCAGCTACATGGAAACGGCGATCAAGGGCGTGCCCGTGACCGAGCTGTCCGCCACGCCCCCGTCGGGTGTCGTGAGCGTGGGCGGCGAGTGGTACTACGACGACTACGCGCCGGGCCGCGGCGTCTCCAGCCTTGGCGTGGACAGCTCGTCAGCGGCGCCGGCAGAGTCCCTGAGCGGGGTTCCGGTGAGCCCGCCCGCGCCGCCCGAGGAGCGCAACCGCATCCTCGACCTTTTCAGGAACTGA